The Oreochromis niloticus isolate F11D_XX linkage group LG2, O_niloticus_UMD_NMBU, whole genome shotgun sequence genome includes a region encoding these proteins:
- the fbxl3l gene encoding F-box/LRR-repeat protein 3 gives MKRGRTGLKSQCQIFPSLGERAKRPKWMTPAQDWGNLPHHVVLQIFQHLSLVDRARASSVCRRWNDVFHTPDLWRRFEFELNQPATSYLRSTHPDLIQQIIKKHAQHLQYVSFKVDSCTESAEAACDILSQLVNCTIKTLGLISTARPSFMDVSQAHFVSALTVVFVNSKSLSSIRIDDTPVDDPSLKVLVANNSDTLKLLKMSSCPHVSPAGILCVADQCHGLRELALNYHLLSDELLLALSSEKHVHLEHLRIDVVSENPGQTHFHTIKRSSWEALIRHSPKVNIVMYFFLYEEEFEPFFCEETPVTHLYFGRAVSKMMLGRIGLNCPRLVELVVCANGIEPLDEELIRIAERCKSLTAIGLGECEVTCSGFVEFVKMCGGRLTQLSIMEEVLIPDSSYNMEQIHSEVSKHLGRMWFPDMMPTW, from the exons ATGAAGCGAGGAAGGACAGGTCTGAAATCACAGTGTCAGATTTTCCCCTCCCTCGGAGAGCGGGCTAAGAGACCGAAGTGGATGACTCCAGCACAGGACTGGGGGAACCTGCCCCATCACGTCGTTCTGCAGATCTTCCAGCATCTGTCCCTGGTCGACCGGGCCAGGGCATCATCTGTGTGCCGGCGCTGGAATGACGTCTTTCACACCCCTGACCTGTGGAGGAGGTTTGAGTTTGAGCTCAATCAGCCAGCCACGTCTTACTTACGCTCCACTCACCCTGACCTCATTCAGCAGATCATCAAGAAGCATGCCCAACACCTGCAGTATGTTAGCTTCAAA GTGGACAGCTGCACCGAATCTGCAGAGGCAGCTTGTGACATTCTCTCTCAGCTGGTGAACTGCACCATCAAGACCCTGGGGCTGATTTCTACAGCACGGCCCAGCTTCATGGATGTATCTCAA GCCCATTTTGTGTCTGCCCTGACGGTGGTGTTCGTAAACTCCAAGTCATTATCCTCCATCAGGATTGATGACACCCCAGTGGATGATCCGTCCCTGAAGGTGCTGGTTGCCAACAATAGTGATACCCTTAAGTTGCTGAAGATGAGCAGCTGTCCTCATGTCTCCCCAGCTG GTATCTTGTGTGTGGCAGACCAGTGCCATGGCCTCAGGGAGTTGGCGTTGAACTACCATCTCCTAAGTGATGAGCTTCTTCTTGCCCTGTCTTCTGAAAAACACGTTCACTTGGAACACCTGCGCATTGACGTGGTGAGTGAAAACCCTGGCCAGACACATTTTCACACCATCAAGAGGAGCAGCTGGGAGGCTTTGATCCGCCACTCGCCCAAGGTCAACATTGTCATGTATTTCTTCCTGTATGAGGAGGAGTTTGAGCCTTTTTTCTGCGAGGAGACCCCCGTCACCCACCTGTACTTTGGCCGAGCTGTTAGTAAAATGATGCTAGGGCGCATTGGACTTAACTGCCCTCGGCTGGTGGAGCTGGTTGTGTGCGCCAATGGCATTGAGCCCCTGGATGAGGAGCTAATCCGCATTGCAGAGCGCTGCAAGAGCTTGACAGCAATCGGGCTAGGCGAGTGCGAGGTGACCTGCAGTGGCTTTGTGGAGTTTGTCAAGATGTGCGGGGGCAGGCTGACTCAGCTGTCAATCATGGAGGAGGTGCTGATCCCAGACAGCAGCTACAACATGGAGCAGATCCACAGTGAGGTGTCGAAGCACCTCGGGCGCATGTGGTTTCCTGATATGATGCCCACCTGGTAG